DNA from Brassica napus cultivar Da-Ae chromosome C4, Da-Ae, whole genome shotgun sequence:
gtaatttattatttccttaaataaaatttacggaatttcctaatgtggctaaagtatatatggcaattaatgattttgaataataaagatttgataaaaaatagtgtatcttctatcatatttgtttaattttaagctattaaataaattaaataaccacaataaccatataataaaaatatagatttttatgtatatgttatattttgaatttttacaaacggctataaattactaaaactgttaaaagtcttacattcaaattttatgatccatggtttaaaatttttgttatgacaaaatacaaacgattacaaaaattatataagtaaaaagtctaatttaattaattaataagattaatatatatatcgttttaaattaaactataaaccttataaaatacaatattttagtttcaaaatttgctttgaacaatttttttgaacgatcattgacaacttattttttttttaattataaattactaaaactattaatcccacaatgaaaattttgttatcagtaatttaaatttttactataaaagatacaaatgatcaaaaaactatatgagtataAATCAgtatttaatagacattaatattaaaaatatactaaaatatattatctatgttagtatcatttaaatttaataacatatcctatcaaataaaaaaaaatttggattaatacaattgatttatatgtttgcaccaatttaattatatttttaatagttactgacttttaattatttaatatatatttattattttataatatgtaaaaatatttaatacataaaataatttatatatataatgttgatcccgcgcaaggcgtggatcttaacctagtattattattatatatgtgaggtactcttagagcatgattattggggggAGGGGGGTTCTTAACTCGgctcttaaatatatttaagagcctagtcttaacttttaactaatatatttaagagCCTagtcttaacttttttagttaaaagttaagagacggtttcttatattctgCTAAGAACCTCAACCTAAGAACCTccccaataaacatgctcttagacCATCATTAACCCCAGTCTCTTAATTGGAATTCTTAACTTCGactaagagacggttcttaacttttcttagattttaactaagaaaatttAAGatccgtctcttaaataagaaatataagagtcgtctcttagccgaaaagtgtaaaatcaaaaataaaaaagtgttAAATTATGAGTTAAGAACTCCGGCTAAGAAACCTAGATTAACGATGCCGAGCATCATCCACCAAAGTTCTCAAAGTGTGTCTCTCCCAATTATTATACTAATATACattactatttatttatataactatatttaatgaataaaaacGAATTGAACCAATTAAATCAATACAAGTGTAGAATTAGTACTAGAACAtgttctctcctctctcctctattatttattttttaatattatttttggtgaGAACATAATTGAGACCAAAGcagtattttatataaaattcaaaCTAGTATTAGTACATGAATACAATATTCGGCACATGCAGTCGGGGTTAGTTCGTGTATagtttatacatgaattatcgATATACATTATACATGTATAATGGAGACTGAATAACTAAATCAAAGATCTGTCTCCATAATCAATATACATTaaacaatacatatatataagattCCCACATGTACTTAAATTCTTTCCTGACATCATTCTCTCAtgtacttattttttttaatatacatttatgAACCCGAAAAAAGGAATTCAAATGACTTGATTCGAACGAATATTCCCTAAATCAAACATTACAATTTCGTACGTCCACCAAACGATCCGTTAGAGTActccaatttttttagaaaatcattAACTGATTTTAACCGTCGATGGTGAAGTTTACCTCGTTGCCTCGAATGTACTTATTACCACTCATGTATTTGATTATGGGactatatttatacaaaatttaagtAATAAGCAGCTATTAGAACTCAATTACAGCCCTGAATATTTTGTGATTGGTcttgattttcaaaatattctattttaaccttttcaacgtttttgtattaattttttaaaaatgtggaTGATACActtgatttttcaaaaaaataaataaataatatatactataaaattgttgtgtttaaaaatattttatttaaacacattattattttgatttagaaaaatGTAAAACGGATATTCGCGCGGATAACCTCTTTTTGGGTAAAACGGATTAACCTCTTGTTATTCGTTCTAAAGGGAAGCTACATCATAAACACGAAAAATCCCATAAACAAAACAGTACAACACTTGCTCGTTTATGTTTTGATATACCAAAAATTGATTCGTCACCTTTTGCCATCCACATTATTCGCCACATTATTATTCTTTGATTTAATATCatttcactatttttttttttttttgccaactaATCCATTATTTATTTAGGATGTCAGTAGTCACGGACTCACGAATCCTTTTCATAGAGTTTCTTACTTTCTTACTAATTAAAGAGACACGATTCTTATTTCTTCTttactttatttaattttaatttaaaattttcatattaaaataattagtgGGTTTTCTATTCCCGTCAAATAAGAGAAATAGAGAGCTCTCAGCACACGAAACAAATATTGAACTTCAGATATGTTTTAAGCTCCGGGGAGAAGATAACTGAAAATTTAACTCGTAAGTTCACAATTTCATACATTTAGTAGATATACCAGTTTCTACATTCTTTTTATTGTTCATGATCTTTACAATACTTTATTGTCCAGTTAAAATTGAATCCATATTTCATATGCATGTTACGTTTTTTGTTTGaatgaatattaaatttattcgaTTTAAAACGTTTTTACAATGAACTGCAGCGTGAAATCAACCATCTAATGGGCTAAACACATAGATTACATGTATGTATAAAATTAACCTGTTAATTTGACAAGCAAACCATACGGACATTGCTGTCTCGTATCCCTTCGATGAGTTTCTATTGCGTATCAGCTTGTCTATCATGTGTTGAAGTCAACTATGCATGTTactttataaactatatatttatctattttcaaaatttatgattattttttaaaaagatgtttatgatttaatcagGCCAGCTTCCCACATGCACAGTGATTCTTCACGGTTAGCTTGATCATCTCCAATAAATCACCGTTATAACTGCCGCAAAAGAAAACGCCCTTAACTTGGCTGTCAAGATGCCACGTGTTGCAGCGGAATCCCAAGAAATCTCTCTCGACGGCGGCTGGGAGTCACCAACGCTCGGCGAACTGCTAAAAGATCTCGAAGACGGTCACCGGAAGAAAGACTCCGGCGAAGATGCTTCGGTTCATCACGTATTGGATGTCGCTTCCCCTGAAACAAGACCTGTGCCGTTTCTCTTATCCTTCAACAATCTCTGTTACGATGTCAGGGGAAAAGCCGACTCGGTCAAAACTCTACTCAACGATGTTTCCGGCGAGGTTTGCGACGGCGATGTCCTTGCCGTTCTCGGTGCAAGCGGAGCCGGTAAGTCCACGTTGATCGACGCACTAGCGGGACGTGTGAGTAGCTTGAGAGGTACGGTAACTCTAAACGGAGAGAAAGTTTTGAAAAGTCAACTCCTAAAAGTGATATCAGCATACGTCATGCAAGACGATCTCTTGTTTCCGATGCTCACCGTCAAAGAAACACTAATGTTCGCTTCAGAGTTTCGTCTTCCGAGAAGCTTGTCCAAGTCCAAGAAAATGGAGCGTGTTGAAGCCCTAATAGACAAGCTAGGGCTCAGAAACGCGGCGGATACAATAATAGGAGACGAAGGACACCGTGGGGTCTCCGGCGGAGAGCGGCGGCGCGTGTCGATCGGTGCCGACATCATCCACGACCCCATTGTCTTGTTCCTGGACGAACCTACTTCGGGGTTGGACTCCACCAACGCCTTTATGGTGGTGCAAGTTCTTAAGCGTATCGCTCGTAGTGGCAGTATGGTAATTATGTCGATACATCAACCTAGCGCTCGTATCATAGACTTGCTCGACCGTCTTATCATCTTATCTCGCGGCAAGAGTGTATTCAGTGGATATCCGACAAGTCTTCCTCAGTTCTTGTCTGATTTCGGACATCCAGTCCCGGGGAAAGAGAACATCACAGAGTTTGCACTTGACCTAGTCCGAGAGCTAGAAGGATCGACCAAAGGAACCGAAGAGTTAGTAGAGTTCAACGAGAAGTGGCAACAGAACCAATCTCCTcgagccacgccaatgaccacTCCTTACAAAGCATTGTCTCTAAAAGAATCCATCACTACAAGTGTTTCCAGAGGCAAACTAGTCTCCGGCTCGACCAGCTCCAACCCCATCTCAATGGAGACAGTATCATACGCAAACACGCCATTGGTCGAGGCATATATATTATCCAAACGTTACATTAAAAACTGGTCCCGCACCCCCGAGCTCATTATAACACGGCTCGCTACGGTCCTGGTGACTGGTCTTATCTTAGCTACTATATATTGGAGGCTGGACAACACTCCACGAGGTGCACAAGAGAGAATGGCTTTCTTTTCATTCGCCATGTCCACAATGTTCTACACCTGTGCAGACAACCTCCCTGTCTTTATCCATGAACGTTACATTTTCTTGAGAGAGACAACTCACAATGCATACAGGACATACTCATACGTTATATCTCACGTTCTCGTGTCTCTGCCTCAGCTACTCGCTCTCTCCATTGCATTTGCTGTTACCACGTTCTGGACAGTTGGTTTAAGCGGTGGACTAGAGAGCTTCTTGTATTACTGTCTCATTATCTACGCAGCCTTTTGGTCTGGTTCCTCTTTCGTTACCTTCATATCCGGTCTTATTCCGAATGTCATGATAAGTTTCATGGTCACTATTTCCTATCTTTCGTACTGTCTACTGATGGGTGGATTCTTCATTAACCGTGATCGGATACCGGGTTACTGGATATGGTTTCATTACATCTCATTGATGAAGTATCCTTATGAAGCTGTCTTGATCAATGAGTTTGATGACCCATCTCGATGTTTTGTAAGAGGAGTTCAAGTATTTGATGGTACGCTTTTCGCCAAAGTGCCTGATGCGATAAAGGTTAAGATGTTTGATACACTGGGTAACTCTTTAGGAACTAAGATAACGGAGTCCACATGCTTGAGAACAGGGCCTGACTTGCTTTTGCAGCAAGGTATATCTCAGTTGAGCAAATGGGATTGCTTGTGGGTTACGTTTGCTTGGGGTATCTTCTTTAGGATCTTGTTTTACTTGTCCTTGTTGTTTGGAAGCAAGAATAAGAGGACGTGAAGGAATTCCACAAACACAAAGCAAACTTCTATTGGCCTCAATGTTGTTTCTCTAGCTACccttaatatacatatttaagtGAAGCTTGACATTTCcaagtcttctccttgttgttgtttttgtaaTCAAATTGTAACGTTTTTAGTTCTTTCTTCGTTGTATCCTTTTGGGAATATTATCACACTTATATTTCTCTTTCAGTTTCTGTTATCACAATTACTGGAGAGCTGgccatataaaaattataactcaCATAAATTAAATTCTCAAATTTTAGCGGGTATCATATGGTGTCTATACATTTTAATGTCTCTACGTCTAAACCTACGTATAATACGGGGAGATTAGTGTATGGATTTTGTACTTTTGTTGGCTTTTTCCCTGATCATTTCTTAGAAATCCAATAATCATAATGTAAGAGCCCATTTCTTCAGTTGAAGATGAATATTGCTCCATGCCTTTTGATGT
Protein-coding regions in this window:
- the LOC111197872 gene encoding ABC transporter G family member 18-like encodes the protein MPRVAAESQEISLDGGWESPTLGELLKDLEDGHRKKDSGEDASVHHVLDVASPETRPVPFLLSFNNLCYDVRGKADSVKTLLNDVSGEVCDGDVLAVLGASGAGKSTLIDALAGRVSSLRGTVTLNGEKVLKSQLLKVISAYVMQDDLLFPMLTVKETLMFASEFRLPRSLSKSKKMERVEALIDKLGLRNAADTIIGDEGHRGVSGGERRRVSIGADIIHDPIVLFLDEPTSGLDSTNAFMVVQVLKRIARSGSMVIMSIHQPSARIIDLLDRLIILSRGKSVFSGYPTSLPQFLSDFGHPVPGKENITEFALDLVRELEGSTKGTEELVEFNEKWQQNQSPRATPMTTPYKALSLKESITTSVSRGKLVSGSTSSNPISMETVSYANTPLVEAYILSKRYIKNWSRTPELIITRLATVLVTGLILATIYWRLDNTPRGAQERMAFFSFAMSTMFYTCADNLPVFIHERYIFLRETTHNAYRTYSYVISHVLVSLPQLLALSIAFAVTTFWTVGLSGGLESFLYYCLIIYAAFWSGSSFVTFISGLIPNVMISFMVTISYLSYCLLMGGFFINRDRIPGYWIWFHYISLMKYPYEAVLINEFDDPSRCFVRGVQVFDGTLFAKVPDAIKVKMFDTLGNSLGTKITESTCLRTGPDLLLQQGISQLSKWDCLWVTFAWGIFFRILFYLSLLFGSKNKRT